A section of the Symphalangus syndactylus isolate Jambi chromosome 19, NHGRI_mSymSyn1-v2.1_pri, whole genome shotgun sequence genome encodes:
- the IL24 gene encoding interleukin-24 isoform X1, whose product MNFQQRLQSLWSLARSHGSCLPSCPPLMATASQMQMAALPCLGFTLLLWSQVPGAEGQEFQFGPCQVKGVVPQKLWEAFWSVKDTLQAQDNITSVQLLQQDVLQNVSDAESCYLVHTLLEFYLKTVFKTYHNRTVEVRTLKSVSTLANNFVLIMSQLQPSQENEMFSIRDSAHRRFLLFRRAFKQLDIEAALTKALGEVDILLTWMQKFYKL is encoded by the exons ATGAATTTTCAACAGAGGCTGCAAAGCCTGTGGAGTTTAGCCAggagccatggctcatgcct ACCCTCCTGCCCTCCTTTGATGGCGACGGCCTCTCAAATGCAGATGGCTGCGCTCCCTTGCCTGGGTTttaccctgcttctctggagccAGGTACCAGGGGCCGAGGGCCAAGAATTCCAATTTGGGCCCTGCCAAGTGAAGGGGGTTGTTCCCCAGAAACTGTGGGAAGCCTTCTGGTCTGTGAAAGACACTCTG CAAGCTCAGGATAACATCACGAGTGTCCAGCTGCTGCAGCAGGATGTTCTGCAGAACGTCTCG GATGCTGAGAGCTGTTACCTTGTCCACACCCTGCTGGAGTTCTACTTGAAAACTGTTTTCAAAACCTACCACAATAGAACAGTTGAAGTCAGGACTCTGAAGTCAGTCTCTACTCTGGCCAACAACTTTGTTCTCATCATGTCACAACTGCAACCCAGT CAAGAAAACGAGATGTTTTCCATCAGAGACAGTGCACACAGGCGGTTTCTGCTATTCCGGAGAGCATTCAAACAG TTGGACATAGAAGCAGCTCTGACCAAAGCCCTTGGGGAAGTGGACATTCTTCTGACCTGGatgcagaaattctacaagctcTGA
- the IL24 gene encoding interleukin-24 isoform X2 yields MNFQQRLQSLWSLASRPSCPPLMATASQMQMAALPCLGFTLLLWSQVPGAEGQEFQFGPCQVKGVVPQKLWEAFWSVKDTLQAQDNITSVQLLQQDVLQNVSDAESCYLVHTLLEFYLKTVFKTYHNRTVEVRTLKSVSTLANNFVLIMSQLQPSQENEMFSIRDSAHRRFLLFRRAFKQLDIEAALTKALGEVDILLTWMQKFYKL; encoded by the exons ATGAATTTTCAACAGAGGCTGCAAAGCCTGTGGAGTTTAGC CAGCAGACCCTCCTGCCCTCCTTTGATGGCGACGGCCTCTCAAATGCAGATGGCTGCGCTCCCTTGCCTGGGTTttaccctgcttctctggagccAGGTACCAGGGGCCGAGGGCCAAGAATTCCAATTTGGGCCCTGCCAAGTGAAGGGGGTTGTTCCCCAGAAACTGTGGGAAGCCTTCTGGTCTGTGAAAGACACTCTG CAAGCTCAGGATAACATCACGAGTGTCCAGCTGCTGCAGCAGGATGTTCTGCAGAACGTCTCG GATGCTGAGAGCTGTTACCTTGTCCACACCCTGCTGGAGTTCTACTTGAAAACTGTTTTCAAAACCTACCACAATAGAACAGTTGAAGTCAGGACTCTGAAGTCAGTCTCTACTCTGGCCAACAACTTTGTTCTCATCATGTCACAACTGCAACCCAGT CAAGAAAACGAGATGTTTTCCATCAGAGACAGTGCACACAGGCGGTTTCTGCTATTCCGGAGAGCATTCAAACAG TTGGACATAGAAGCAGCTCTGACCAAAGCCCTTGGGGAAGTGGACATTCTTCTGACCTGGatgcagaaattctacaagctcTGA
- the IL24 gene encoding interleukin-24 isoform X3, with product MNFQQRLQSLWSLASRPSCPPLMATASQMQMAALPCLGFTLLLWSQVPGAEGQEFQFGPCQVKGVVPQKLWEAFWSVKDTLQAQDNITSVQLLQQDVLQNVSQENEMFSIRDSAHRRFLLFRRAFKQLDIEAALTKALGEVDILLTWMQKFYKL from the exons ATGAATTTTCAACAGAGGCTGCAAAGCCTGTGGAGTTTAGC CAGCAGACCCTCCTGCCCTCCTTTGATGGCGACGGCCTCTCAAATGCAGATGGCTGCGCTCCCTTGCCTGGGTTttaccctgcttctctggagccAGGTACCAGGGGCCGAGGGCCAAGAATTCCAATTTGGGCCCTGCCAAGTGAAGGGGGTTGTTCCCCAGAAACTGTGGGAAGCCTTCTGGTCTGTGAAAGACACTCTG CAAGCTCAGGATAACATCACGAGTGTCCAGCTGCTGCAGCAGGATGTTCTGCAGAACGTCTCG CAAGAAAACGAGATGTTTTCCATCAGAGACAGTGCACACAGGCGGTTTCTGCTATTCCGGAGAGCATTCAAACAG TTGGACATAGAAGCAGCTCTGACCAAAGCCCTTGGGGAAGTGGACATTCTTCTGACCTGGatgcagaaattctacaagctcTGA